In Aureibaculum algae, the following are encoded in one genomic region:
- the alaS gene encoding alanine--tRNA ligase: MTSQKIRQQFLDFFKDKQHKIVPSAPLVLKNDPTLMFNNAGMVPFKEYFLGQKTIKNKRIADTQKCLRVSGKHNDLEEVGIDTYHHTLFEMLGNWSFGDYFKKEAIDWAWELLTEVYKIDKSKLYVTVFVGDKQDHLDFDQEAYDFWKSHIDEDRIINGNKKDNFWEMGAQGPCGPCSEIHVDLRTEEEKAKTSGKDLVNKDHPQVVEIWNLVFMQYNRKADGSLVDLSAKHIDTGMGFERLCMALQGVTSNYDTDVFTPLISEVETITNHNYGKDNETDIAIRVIVDHLRAVAFSISDGQLPSNTGAGYVIRRILRRAIRYGFTFLDQKEPFIYKLTKTLSNQMGDVFPEIKNQEVLIHNVIKEEEHSFLRALDQGLLLLDRIIDNTKDKNISGGKVFELYDTYGFPFDLTQLIAKEKGYTVDEEGFNTHMQKQKERSKAASAVETSDWNVLVEDEEEEFIGYDNLNAKVKITQYRKVITKKDGEMYQLVFNMTPFYPEGGGQVGDKGHLEMNNGDVIYVLDTKKENNLIVHYTKHLPKNTTEIFNAVVNKEQRKLSASNHTATHLLHQALRKVLGNHVEQKGSLVKPKSLRFDFSHFAKVEPQQLQEIEDFVNARIRENLPLIEKRNVPMQEAIDEGAMALFGEKYGDSVRAIRFGKSIELCGGTHVQHTGEIWYFKIKSESAVAAGIRRIEAITNTAVGDYFVEIDENYEAIKHVLKNPKEPVKAIENLQEENANLKKQIEGFLKDKASNLKDELKDKVQQINGVNFISAEVSLDANSVKDLAFQLGGEIKDLFFIAGSNIDGKAILTIYISKNIANDKLHAGNIVRELGKLIQGGGGGQAFFATAGGKNPSGIKEALEKAKGYL; the protein is encoded by the coding sequence ATGACTTCACAAAAAATCAGACAACAATTTTTAGATTTTTTTAAAGATAAGCAACACAAAATAGTGCCATCGGCTCCTTTAGTTTTAAAGAATGATCCTACATTAATGTTTAACAATGCAGGTATGGTTCCTTTTAAAGAATATTTTTTAGGACAAAAAACGATAAAAAATAAAAGAATCGCTGACACCCAAAAATGTTTACGAGTATCAGGTAAACATAACGACCTAGAAGAAGTTGGTATTGACACCTATCACCACACCTTATTTGAGATGTTAGGCAATTGGAGTTTTGGTGATTATTTCAAAAAAGAGGCTATTGATTGGGCTTGGGAGTTATTAACGGAAGTCTATAAAATTGATAAATCAAAATTATATGTCACCGTTTTTGTAGGAGATAAGCAAGATCATTTAGATTTTGATCAAGAAGCTTATGATTTTTGGAAAAGTCACATTGATGAAGATAGAATTATCAATGGTAATAAAAAAGATAATTTTTGGGAAATGGGTGCTCAAGGCCCCTGTGGACCTTGCTCAGAAATACATGTAGATTTAAGAACTGAAGAAGAAAAAGCTAAAACTTCAGGTAAAGATTTAGTAAACAAAGATCACCCTCAAGTGGTTGAAATATGGAATCTGGTTTTTATGCAGTACAATAGAAAAGCAGACGGTTCCTTAGTCGATTTATCTGCAAAACATATTGATACAGGCATGGGGTTTGAACGTCTATGTATGGCATTACAAGGCGTAACTTCTAATTATGATACTGATGTTTTTACACCACTTATTAGCGAAGTAGAAACCATTACAAATCACAATTATGGTAAAGACAATGAAACAGATATTGCTATAAGAGTAATTGTTGACCATTTACGTGCTGTTGCTTTCTCAATCTCAGATGGCCAATTACCAAGTAATACTGGTGCAGGTTATGTAATTAGACGTATTTTACGTAGAGCAATTCGATATGGATTTACTTTTCTCGACCAAAAAGAACCGTTTATCTATAAGTTAACGAAAACCTTGTCCAATCAAATGGGCGACGTATTTCCTGAAATAAAAAATCAGGAAGTATTAATACACAACGTAATTAAAGAAGAAGAACATTCTTTTTTACGAGCGTTAGACCAAGGGCTGTTATTGTTAGATAGGATTATAGATAATACGAAAGACAAGAACATTTCTGGAGGAAAAGTTTTCGAACTGTATGATACGTATGGCTTCCCTTTTGATTTAACACAACTTATTGCAAAAGAAAAAGGATATACAGTTGATGAAGAAGGGTTCAATACACATATGCAAAAACAAAAAGAACGTTCTAAGGCAGCTTCCGCTGTGGAAACTTCTGATTGGAATGTTTTAGTTGAAGACGAAGAAGAGGAATTTATTGGATATGACAACTTGAATGCTAAGGTTAAAATTACCCAATACAGGAAAGTTATTACCAAAAAAGATGGCGAAATGTATCAATTGGTATTTAACATGACCCCTTTCTACCCAGAAGGTGGCGGTCAAGTTGGTGATAAAGGGCATCTTGAAATGAACAACGGTGACGTTATTTATGTTTTAGACACTAAAAAAGAGAACAATCTAATAGTTCATTACACAAAGCATTTACCAAAAAATACAACCGAAATATTTAACGCTGTAGTAAATAAAGAACAACGAAAATTGTCAGCTAGTAATCATACTGCGACACATTTGCTGCACCAAGCATTACGGAAAGTATTAGGAAATCATGTGGAACAAAAAGGCTCTTTAGTAAAACCGAAATCACTACGTTTTGATTTCTCTCATTTCGCAAAAGTTGAACCTCAACAACTTCAAGAAATTGAAGACTTTGTAAATGCTCGTATTCGAGAAAACTTACCATTGATTGAAAAACGCAACGTACCAATGCAAGAAGCTATTGACGAAGGTGCCATGGCTTTATTTGGCGAAAAGTATGGTGATAGTGTTAGAGCTATTAGATTCGGAAAATCTATTGAGCTGTGTGGTGGTACTCACGTTCAGCACACTGGCGAAATCTGGTATTTTAAAATAAAATCTGAAAGTGCTGTTGCCGCGGGCATTAGACGAATTGAAGCAATTACCAATACTGCTGTTGGTGATTACTTTGTAGAGATAGATGAGAATTATGAAGCTATAAAACATGTTTTAAAAAACCCGAAAGAACCTGTAAAGGCTATAGAAAACTTACAAGAGGAAAACGCTAATTTGAAAAAACAAATTGAAGGTTTTTTAAAAGATAAAGCCTCCAATCTAAAAGATGAATTAAAAGATAAAGTTCAACAAATAAATGGTGTAAACTTTATAAGTGCGGAAGTGAGTTTAGATGCCAATAGTGTAAAAGATTTGGCCTTTCAGTTAGGAGGTGAAATTAAAGACTTATTCTTTATTGCAGGATCCAATATTGATGGTAAAGCCATTTTAACTATTTATATTTCCAAAAACATTGCTAACGATAAGTTACATGCCGGAAACATTGTACGTGAATTGGGCAAACTAATACAAGGTGGCGGTGGGGGCCAAGCTTTCTTTGCAACAGCTGGCGGTAAAAACCCCTCTGGAATTAAAGAAGCGTTAGAGAAAGCAAAAGGATATTTGTAA
- a CDS encoding GSCFA domain-containing protein, with protein MKLKTEIPIKKQRNPITYDSNIILIGSCFSDNIGEQLNYYKFNTSVNPNGILFNPVSIENTIKDAVNKREYTKDDLVFHDGLWHSFKHHSKFSEPAPDVSKKNKNVFDFYEALKSATHIFITLGTAWAYRHLESNTIVANCHKIPQVAFKKELLTVAEIEKSLVSLLEQVKTVNIKASVTFTVSPVRHLKDGFIENQQSKAHLLTAIHNVINSNNVAYFPAYEIMMDDLRDYRFYKQDMVHPNKLAINYIWEKFTDSFMSEDTIKIMSKVNQLQKDLAHRPIHPQSESHQKFLDATSKKLKSFKENHPKIIF; from the coding sequence ATGAAACTAAAAACGGAAATACCTATTAAAAAACAACGCAACCCGATTACATATGATAGCAATATCATTCTAATTGGCTCGTGTTTTTCAGATAATATAGGTGAACAATTGAATTATTATAAGTTCAATACATCTGTAAACCCAAATGGTATTTTGTTTAATCCAGTTTCTATTGAAAATACGATAAAAGATGCGGTTAACAAGCGAGAATACACCAAAGATGATCTTGTTTTTCATGATGGTTTATGGCATAGTTTTAAGCACCATTCTAAGTTTTCAGAACCTGCACCTGATGTATCAAAAAAAAACAAAAATGTATTCGATTTTTATGAGGCTCTCAAATCAGCGACTCATATTTTTATTACACTTGGTACAGCTTGGGCCTATCGACATTTAGAATCAAATACCATTGTAGCAAACTGTCATAAAATACCACAAGTAGCATTTAAAAAAGAGTTGCTAACCGTTGCAGAAATTGAAAAAAGTTTGGTTTCATTACTTGAACAGGTAAAAACGGTAAACATAAAGGCTTCCGTCACCTTTACGGTAAGTCCTGTCCGTCATTTGAAGGATGGATTTATTGAAAATCAGCAAAGTAAAGCTCATTTGTTGACTGCCATTCACAACGTAATAAACAGCAATAATGTAGCCTATTTTCCAGCTTATGAAATAATGATGGATGATTTACGTGATTATCGTTTTTACAAACAAGATATGGTGCACCCTAATAAGCTGGCTATCAATTATATTTGGGAAAAATTTACAGACTCTTTTATGTCTGAGGACACTATTAAAATAATGTCTAAAGTAAATCAATTACAAAAAGACTTAGCACATAGGCCTATACATCCACAAAGTGAAAGCCATCAAAAATTTCTTGATGCTACTTCAAAAAAATTAAAAAGCTTTAAAGAAAACCACCCAAAGATTATTTTTTAA
- a CDS encoding rhodanese-like domain-containing protein — protein sequence MGLFNLFGSGGNNNIEEYLEKGAVVIDVRTVAEYSEGHVEGSKNIVLDTIQNHIDEIKALNKPVITCCRSGARSGSAESILKQHGIDCINGGPWQNVDKHM from the coding sequence ATGGGATTATTTAATTTATTTGGATCAGGAGGCAATAATAATATAGAAGAATACCTTGAAAAAGGAGCAGTGGTTATTGATGTGAGAACGGTTGCAGAATACAGTGAAGGTCATGTTGAAGGTTCAAAGAACATTGTTTTAGATACTATACAAAATCATATAGATGAAATTAAAGCCTTAAATAAACCGGTAATTACGTGTTGTAGAAGTGGTGCAAGAAGTGGAAGTGCTGAAAGTATTTTAAAACAACACGGTATAGATTGTATTAATGGTGGTCCTTGGCAAAACGTGGACAAACACATGTAG
- a CDS encoding glutamine synthetase III family protein, producing MAILRFNALKEALNRKPVEVDESIRRSKLFGENVFNETTMRQYLTKEAYNGVMSAIQEGTKIDRKIADQVASSMKDWALSKGVTHYTHWFQPLTGGTAEKHDAFFETIGNGLAIEKFGGSELVQQEPDASSFPNGGIRNTFEARGYTAWDPTSPAFIFGTTLSIPTIFVAYTGEALDNKTPLLRALQAVDKSATAVCKYFDKNVKKVTASLGWEQEYFLIDKSLATSRPDIILTGRTLLGHSPAKGQQLDDHYFGSIPTRALNYMRDLETECMLLGIPVKTRHNEVAPNQFELAPIYEESNLAVDHNSLLMDVMGKVASRHQLKVLFHEKPFAGVNGSGKHNNWSLSTDTGINLLGPGKTPMSNLQFLTFFINTIKAVYDNEELLRAAIASASNDHRLGANEAPPAIISVFIGEQLTKVLQELEGVTNGKLSPQEKTDLKLNVVGKIPDVLLDNTDRNRTSPFAFTGNKFEFRAVGSTANCAIPMTVLNTIVAKQLKDFKIEVDALIKKKDLKKDEAIFNVLREYIKSSKKILFEGNGYGVEWEKEAKKRGLSNNKTTPEALKAQISKKTLALYEEMEVMSKVEVEARHEIELEEYTMHIQIEGRVLGDIARNHVIPTAVRYQNMLIENVKGLKEIFEQDYKKEAGEQIKLIREISEHISEINSKINAMVEERKKANKLEGQKAAEAYCNKVKPYFDDIRYHCDKLEIMIDDELWTLTKYREMLFTR from the coding sequence ATGGCAATATTAAGATTCAATGCTTTAAAAGAAGCATTAAACAGAAAACCTGTAGAAGTTGATGAAAGTATAAGACGTTCTAAGTTATTTGGCGAAAACGTTTTTAATGAAACTACGATGCGTCAGTATTTGACGAAAGAAGCCTATAATGGAGTGATGAGTGCTATTCAAGAGGGTACAAAAATAGATAGAAAAATTGCTGATCAAGTAGCTTCTTCAATGAAAGATTGGGCTTTGTCTAAAGGAGTAACGCATTATACTCACTGGTTTCAACCATTAACTGGAGGTACTGCTGAGAAACATGATGCCTTTTTTGAAACTATTGGCAACGGATTAGCTATTGAGAAATTTGGCGGTTCTGAACTTGTTCAACAAGAACCAGATGCTTCTAGTTTTCCTAATGGTGGTATTAGAAATACTTTTGAAGCGAGAGGTTATACCGCTTGGGATCCTACTTCTCCTGCCTTTATTTTTGGTACAACACTTTCTATTCCTACTATCTTTGTTGCTTATACAGGTGAAGCCTTAGATAATAAAACACCATTATTAAGAGCGTTACAGGCCGTGGATAAATCAGCTACTGCAGTTTGTAAATATTTTGATAAAAATGTAAAAAAAGTGACTGCCTCTTTAGGGTGGGAGCAAGAGTATTTTTTAATTGATAAATCATTAGCTACCTCAAGACCGGATATTATTTTAACAGGTCGTACGCTGTTAGGGCATTCTCCTGCTAAGGGGCAACAATTAGATGATCACTATTTTGGGTCAATTCCAACAAGAGCACTAAACTATATGCGTGATTTGGAAACGGAATGTATGTTGTTAGGTATTCCAGTTAAAACACGTCACAACGAAGTTGCACCAAATCAATTTGAATTGGCACCTATTTATGAAGAGTCTAATTTAGCAGTTGATCATAATTCGTTATTAATGGACGTTATGGGTAAAGTGGCTTCTCGTCATCAGTTAAAAGTGTTGTTTCATGAAAAGCCATTTGCTGGTGTAAACGGTTCAGGTAAACACAATAACTGGTCTTTATCTACAGATACTGGAATTAATTTATTGGGTCCAGGTAAAACACCAATGAGTAACTTACAATTTTTAACCTTCTTTATCAATACCATAAAAGCGGTTTATGATAATGAAGAATTGCTTAGAGCAGCAATTGCTTCTGCAAGTAATGACCACAGGTTAGGTGCAAATGAAGCTCCACCAGCAATTATTTCTGTATTTATAGGAGAGCAATTGACCAAAGTATTACAAGAGTTAGAGGGTGTTACCAATGGTAAGCTTTCGCCTCAAGAAAAAACAGATTTAAAACTCAATGTTGTTGGTAAAATTCCAGATGTATTGTTAGATAATACAGATAGAAATAGAACTTCCCCTTTTGCTTTTACAGGTAATAAATTTGAATTTAGAGCCGTTGGTTCTACGGCCAATTGTGCGATTCCAATGACTGTTTTAAATACTATAGTTGCCAAGCAATTAAAAGATTTTAAAATAGAGGTTGACGCTTTAATTAAAAAGAAAGATCTAAAGAAAGACGAAGCTATATTTAATGTGTTAAGAGAATATATAAAATCTTCTAAGAAAATTTTATTTGAAGGAAATGGTTACGGTGTAGAATGGGAAAAAGAAGCTAAGAAAAGAGGTCTAAGTAATAATAAAACAACACCAGAAGCTTTAAAAGCTCAAATCTCTAAAAAAACATTAGCACTGTATGAAGAAATGGAGGTAATGAGTAAGGTAGAGGTAGAGGCAAGACATGAAATAGAATTGGAAGAATACACAATGCATATTCAAATTGAGGGCAGAGTGTTGGGTGATATTGCTAGAAATCATGTAATACCAACAGCTGTAAGATATCAAAATATGTTAATAGAGAATGTAAAAGGATTAAAAGAAATCTTTGAACAGGACTATAAAAAAGAAGCTGGTGAGCAAATTAAACTTATTAGAGAAATATCAGAGCATATATCGGAAATTAATTCTAAGATTAATGCAATGGTTGAAGAGCGTAAGAAAGCTAACAAATTAGAAGGGCAAAAAGCTGCTGAAGCTTATTGTAATAAGGTTAAGCCTTATTTTGATGACATAAGATACCATTGTGATAAATTAGAAATTATGATTGATGATGAACTTTGGACTTTAACTAAGTATAGAGAAATGCTTTTTACACGTTAA
- a CDS encoding glutamine synthetase beta-grasp domain-containing protein, whose amino-acid sequence MAKIKLEYIWLDGYFPTQNMRSKTKVEEHENFKGTLEEIGNWSFDGSSTKQASGGSSDCILKPVAIYPDPTRINGYLVMNEVMNADGTPHESNARATIKDDDNDFWFGFEQEYFIMNTSTGLPLGFPRGGYPAPQGMYYCSVGGLHTHGRDLVEEHANLCIDAGLNFEGINQEVASGQWEYQLFAKGAKKAGDEIWVSRYLLDRLTEGKGMYIEYHPKPLGDTDWNGSGMHANFSNSILRTCGSKDKYIEICEAFRPLVKEHISIYGEFNDQRLTGKHETASINDFSWGVSDRGASIRIPIIVVENGYKGWLEDRRPSSNADPYKVAARIIETVKPIK is encoded by the coding sequence ATGGCAAAAATAAAATTAGAATACATTTGGTTGGATGGTTACTTTCCAACACAAAACATGAGAAGTAAAACCAAAGTAGAAGAACATGAAAATTTCAAAGGAACTCTTGAAGAAATAGGAAATTGGTCTTTTGATGGTTCATCTACTAAACAAGCTTCAGGTGGATCTTCTGACTGTATTTTAAAGCCAGTTGCAATTTACCCAGACCCAACACGTATTAACGGTTATTTAGTGATGAATGAGGTTATGAACGCTGATGGAACTCCTCATGAGTCTAATGCCCGTGCTACTATTAAAGATGATGATAATGATTTCTGGTTCGGATTTGAACAAGAATACTTTATTATGAATACGAGCACTGGATTACCTTTAGGTTTTCCAAGAGGTGGTTACCCAGCTCCACAAGGAATGTACTACTGTTCAGTTGGTGGATTACATACTCACGGACGTGATTTAGTTGAAGAGCACGCTAATTTATGTATCGATGCTGGCTTAAACTTTGAAGGTATTAACCAAGAAGTTGCCTCTGGACAATGGGAATACCAATTGTTTGCAAAAGGAGCTAAGAAAGCAGGAGATGAAATCTGGGTTTCTAGATATCTACTAGATCGTTTAACTGAGGGTAAAGGAATGTACATTGAGTACCATCCAAAACCATTAGGAGATACAGACTGGAATGGATCTGGAATGCACGCTAATTTTTCTAATTCAATCTTAAGGACTTGTGGTTCTAAAGATAAATATATTGAAATATGTGAAGCTTTCCGTCCACTTGTAAAAGAACATATTTCTATTTATGGAGAATTTAATGATCAACGTTTAACTGGTAAGCATGAGACAGCTTCAATCAACGATTTCTCTTGGGGAGTTTCAGATAGAGGTGCCTCTATTCGAATTCCAATTATCGTTGTAGAAAATGGATACAAAGGATGGTTAGAAGACCGTCGTCCATCTTCAAACGCTGACCCATACAAAGTTGCTGCAAGAATTATTGAAACGGTTAAACCAATAAAATAA
- a CDS encoding calcium/sodium antiporter, with amino-acid sequence MSIFYLIAGLILLVIGGEFLVRSSVGLSFKLKLSKLVIGMTVVSFATSAPELLVSLQAALDGHPDLSLSNVVGSNIANIALVLGITAIISPLTVDKDFYKMNWPMMVISSLALYFFLINDNVLTQIEGGILFVSLIAFIYFMIKLSRKDNKNIAVEEVDESLSETSGFKIVLWLLIGGTALYFGSELLVKGAVDIATKLGVSERVIGVSMVALGTSVPELAASVIAALRKEKAISIGNLIGSNIFNIASVLGLTAIITPIHVNDTALLSNDIVWMLAIAVLLLPLVFIPKKLEISRYKGLVLLLIYLTFIYLSFAAS; translated from the coding sequence ATGAGCATTTTTTATTTAATTGCAGGATTAATTTTATTAGTAATTGGTGGTGAGTTTTTGGTAAGGTCTTCGGTAGGACTTTCATTTAAATTGAAGCTCTCCAAACTAGTTATTGGTATGACCGTCGTTTCTTTTGCTACATCTGCTCCAGAATTATTGGTGAGTTTACAGGCAGCCTTAGATGGCCATCCAGATTTGTCTTTAAGTAATGTGGTCGGTTCTAATATTGCCAATATAGCTTTAGTTTTAGGTATAACTGCCATTATTTCCCCTTTAACGGTCGATAAAGATTTTTATAAAATGAATTGGCCAATGATGGTTATTTCATCATTGGCACTTTACTTTTTTCTAATAAATGATAACGTTTTAACCCAGATTGAAGGTGGAATTTTGTTCGTTTCATTAATAGCTTTTATTTATTTTATGATTAAATTATCAAGAAAGGATAATAAAAATATTGCTGTTGAAGAGGTGGATGAATCACTTAGTGAAACATCAGGATTCAAAATAGTTTTATGGTTACTCATTGGAGGTACGGCATTGTATTTTGGATCAGAATTGTTAGTGAAAGGGGCTGTTGATATTGCAACAAAATTAGGTGTAAGTGAAAGAGTAATAGGTGTTAGTATGGTCGCTTTAGGAACAAGCGTTCCTGAATTAGCCGCTTCAGTAATAGCCGCTCTTCGAAAAGAAAAAGCAATTTCAATAGGAAATTTAATCGGTTCTAATATTTTTAACATAGCATCTGTGTTGGGCTTAACTGCAATAATTACACCAATACATGTTAATGATACGGCACTTTTATCAAATGATATTGTTTGGATGTTAGCGATAGCAGTGTTGTTATTACCATTGGTGTTTATACCCAAAAAATTGGAAATTTCTAGATATAAAGGCTTGGTGCTTTTATTGATATATCTAACTTTTATTTACCTTTCCTTTGCTGCTTCCTAA
- a CDS encoding BlaI/MecI/CopY family transcriptional regulator produces MDKLTTKEEELMQILWKLKKAFVKELVAEMPEPKPHYNTVSTVIRKMEEKGFIAHEAFGNTHRYYPKISKDNYRKGYFSNAIDNYFGNSYKNVVSFFANEEKISADELREIIKIIESKKD; encoded by the coding sequence ATGGACAAACTTACAACCAAAGAAGAAGAATTGATGCAAATTTTATGGAAGCTAAAAAAAGCTTTTGTCAAAGAACTCGTAGCTGAGATGCCTGAACCTAAACCCCATTACAATACGGTTTCTACGGTAATCCGAAAAATGGAAGAAAAAGGGTTTATTGCACATGAAGCTTTTGGTAACACACATAGGTATTATCCGAAAATATCAAAAGATAACTATAGAAAAGGTTATTTTTCTAATGCTATTGATAATTATTTTGGAAATTCTTATAAAAATGTGGTCTCCTTTTTTGCAAATGAAGAAAAAATTAGTGCTGATGAATTGCGAGAAATCATAAAAATTATTGAATCCAAAAAAGACTAA
- a CDS encoding M56 family metallopeptidase — protein MDYFLKANGIVILWIVFYYLFLKNETFFNSIRLYFLVGLLFVLSIPLIEIPIYIEKTVSNINYSIIEGATIINTPIEQPIDLLELFTVIYFVGVAFFTIKFMIQLLSLGKLISSHKIINDGNYKLVETGKDISPFSFFKYIIYNPSQFTKNELNQIITHEKTHAKQWHSIDTLLTYFLQIIFWFNPFAWGYKNATQQNLEFLADTSVSGQRFNLKQYQFTLLKASSTYHYEAITNNFYNSLIKKRIVMLNKSKSKRINYLKYILVTPLLAVFLFAFNTKTIAQEKDKKQSQWTVSAGVTIDKNTSELTLSEVKDVFQKQEVEFSYKTKRNSENEIRAIDITLESMKENTIMKSSASFDNVNEAIKPIHIIYNQNSNTVSIQSEGKTKLGTISSTKSTTQTTTSGGQDSDNSKNYSLTAVRTNDNYEQNNPIDPLYIVNGKEISKEMSEIIDPEKIESVNVLKNSNATEKYGEKGKNGVVEINTKTKNNSTISLQGKDPLIILDGTEISKKEMDNLNTNNIESINVLKDKSAETQYGSKGKNGVVEITSKSNFNSQDNKRKTVIENSDNNQNYNITFDDGSDKSVSTIDNKGENILIEGSGTVVLNKKDSPLLFVGNKEITKSELEKINPSSIKSINVLKGKNAKKKYGKKAKNGVIEITLK, from the coding sequence ATGGACTACTTTTTAAAAGCTAATGGAATTGTTATTTTATGGATTGTATTTTATTACTTATTTCTTAAAAACGAAACCTTTTTTAATTCGATAAGATTGTATTTTTTGGTTGGATTGCTATTTGTACTTTCCATTCCCTTAATTGAAATTCCAATCTATATTGAAAAAACGGTTTCGAATATTAATTATTCTATAATAGAGGGTGCAACAATAATTAACACGCCTATTGAACAACCAATTGACTTGCTAGAACTGTTTACTGTTATTTACTTCGTTGGCGTTGCTTTTTTTACAATTAAATTTATGATACAGTTACTTTCTTTAGGCAAATTAATTTCAAGCCATAAAATAATTAATGACGGCAACTATAAATTGGTTGAAACAGGCAAGGATATCTCTCCATTTTCATTTTTTAAATATATCATTTACAACCCAAGCCAATTTACTAAAAACGAACTCAATCAGATTATTACACACGAAAAAACACACGCAAAGCAATGGCACTCCATTGATACTTTACTGACATATTTCTTACAAATTATTTTTTGGTTCAATCCTTTTGCATGGGGCTACAAAAACGCGACACAGCAAAATTTAGAGTTTTTGGCAGACACATCAGTAAGCGGACAAAGATTCAATTTAAAGCAATATCAATTTACTTTACTTAAAGCAAGTAGTACTTATCATTACGAAGCTATTACTAATAATTTTTACAACTCATTAATAAAAAAACGGATAGTTATGTTAAACAAATCAAAATCAAAAAGAATAAATTATTTAAAATATATCTTAGTCACACCTCTGTTGGCAGTTTTTCTATTTGCTTTTAATACCAAAACCATTGCACAAGAAAAAGATAAAAAACAATCTCAATGGACAGTTTCTGCAGGAGTAACTATTGATAAAAACACATCAGAATTAACACTTTCAGAAGTTAAAGATGTCTTCCAAAAACAAGAAGTTGAGTTTTCATACAAAACAAAACGGAACTCGGAAAATGAAATTAGAGCTATTGATATTACTCTTGAATCTATGAAAGAGAACACAATCATGAAAAGTTCGGCAAGTTTTGATAATGTTAATGAAGCCATTAAACCAATTCATATTATATATAATCAAAATTCAAATACGGTAAGCATTCAAAGTGAAGGAAAAACCAAATTAGGTACAATTAGCAGTACGAAATCTACAACACAAACAACAACGTCAGGCGGCCAAGATTCAGACAACTCTAAAAATTATTCTCTAACGGCGGTTAGAACAAACGATAATTATGAACAAAACAACCCAATAGACCCTTTATATATAGTTAACGGAAAAGAAATTTCTAAGGAAATGTCTGAAATAATTGACCCAGAAAAAATAGAGTCAGTTAATGTATTAAAAAATAGTAACGCCACCGAAAAATATGGAGAAAAAGGTAAAAATGGAGTTGTGGAAATAAATACCAAAACAAAAAATAATAGTACGATATCGTTACAAGGTAAAGACCCATTAATTATCCTAGATGGCACAGAGATTTCTAAAAAAGAAATGGACAATCTAAACACTAACAATATTGAAAGCATTAACGTATTGAAAGATAAGTCTGCTGAAACCCAGTATGGATCAAAGGGTAAAAATGGAGTAGTTGAAATTACTTCAAAAAGTAATTTCAACTCACAAGACAATAAAAGAAAAACAGTAATTGAAAATTCTGATAATAACCAAAACTACAACATAACCTTCGATGATGGATCAGATAAATCAGTATCAACAATTGATAATAAAGGTGAAAATATTCTTATAGAAGGAAGTGGTACTGTTGTACTAAACAAAAAAGACTCTCCATTGTTATTTGTTGGAAATAAAGAGATTACAAAATCTGAATTAGAAAAAATTAACCCAAGTTCTATAAAAAGTATAAATGTATTAAAGGGGAAGAATGCCAAAAAAAAATATGGGAAAAAAGCCAAAAATGGAGTAATTGAAATTACCTTAAAATAG
- a CDS encoding SsrA-binding protein, whose product MKKLIFKIVAKLNKLLLPSLSKKEVDLSKASKLQLALIGWRYYVTKNSLDSN is encoded by the coding sequence ATGAAAAAACTTATTTTCAAAATAGTTGCGAAATTGAACAAATTATTATTACCTAGTCTATCTAAAAAGGAGGTTGACTTGAGCAAAGCAAGTAAATTGCAATTAGCTTTAATTGGCTGGCGATATTATGTTACTAAAAACAGTTTAGATTCCAACTAA